The sequence below is a genomic window from Bos javanicus breed banteng chromosome 21, ARS-OSU_banteng_1.0, whole genome shotgun sequence.
cagccgactcattggaaaagaccctgatgcttggaaagatttgagggcagaaggagaagagggcatcagaggatgagatggctggatggcatcactgatacaatgaaCATGAACGTGGGAAaatcctgggagatggtgagggacaaggaggcctggcatgctgcagtccatggggtcacagagagctggacatgactgggcaactgaacaagaacaacatcGTACatcccaggaaaagaaaaacaaacttactTATAAACAGTTTGAATGAACAGTTTAGGATGCTATTGGAAGTAATACTAGGAGAACATGAGTGTACTTTCAAGGCCAGACCGTACTCCCACTGGAAATGATGCTCATGAGCTGCTCAGGTAAAACTCAAGTGGAGCAGGCTATAGATGACTTTTCAAGTAGAGGAAATACATACCTGCATAAGAAgttcatttaaaacatatattttcaaaaaaaaaaaaccaaaaaacatatcttttctttttttataatgctACTACAAaagtcatttattttgctttcaaaatacCTTATATGAGACggcattacattttttttttacttatgtaaagcctttatttttttaaataattttaattggaagctaattgcATTCAGTTTACACAGGTCCTTTTTCCCCTCCACGACTTTAATTAAGTGAAGTTAATTATAGTGAAATATGCATGTGGGTGTCTGTAAAAAAGTGAGGTTCTTGTTGGCAAAACAGTCTGATAAAGCATCAGATGTTACAGGGAATTAGAAactctttcccagcagcaggagtCTGGGCTTCACCACACTGTCATCTTGGCTGGAACATCCAGGGTCTGCAGACTGCATTCCGAAGGAGCTCTCGCAGCACCTTGTAGATAAGCCTTCTGGAATACACCTGACCAATCCCCCAACTTTCAGTTGAGCCCAGCATGAAAATCCAAGAAAGATACTGGATGTTCCTTGCCTGTGCCCCAAGCTACTTCCCATGCAGGACCTGGTGTCGTGAATTAGCTCTGTCCTGCATCTGGGAAGCCTCTCTCTCAGGGTCTGGCTGTCTCCAAGCTTGCATAGGAGCTGAGAAGCCCTGCCCACATGGGGTCAGCTTGCTGGGGTCAGCTTCTCATTTCTCATGATCCTGTCCTCTCAAGATTTGGTCCTCTACAGCACAGGTGATGTGCCTGTGTCAGGAAACTTGGGAGAAGCTCTGGGGTGGTTCTCCCAATCTCTTCCGgcaaaaaggaaagcaaatacaAACACTGGGAAGTAAAAGGACTGCATGGCCAGTGACTTCTGGGTTTGATGAAAGAAGTGTTCAGGAGTTGAACAGTTGCTTCAAGCAGAATTAGGGCATTAGAGAAAGTGTCCAGCACCCCAGGTTAGCAGGGGAGACTTTTACATTTAAAGGGgcaggtttgttttgtttctgcagGAAGTTTTGGGTTGAGAGGGAGGtaatttttttaacagttttaaaatgtCTGAATTAGCTTTGGCTCAGAGTTTAAGAGGTAGCATCAAAGCCAGGGCACACTTGCCAAAGTTATTGCAAAAATGCCCACTACTCCCCACAAGAGACCTTACAGGACATTCACTAAAAGGGATAAACTTCGTCTCAGGACATGGGAGGCTTCTTCAGCACTTTAGCACCAGCACCTGCCTGTTAAGTAATGTTATTTAAGTGCGGGGAATCCTAGTTCCCAATTCAGATAGTAATTCTGTCACACAAATACAACTCTGATTACTTCTTTAGGTGGTGATGTCACCTATGTGTTCCCCTCATTTTCCATCTTCCCCAGAAAAGGGTCTGGCTTTAACCAAATGATCTTTTTCAATGTTCTGATGTTTGAAGGATTTTTGGTCTTATTAAatcctatttctctctctcccccttgcAGGTTTAAGCTTCATAATGAGATTTATCCTCAGACACTGCCCCTCCCTGACCACATCCCACCCTCTGAGTGGTTGCTTAGTGGCCCATGGCAATTTTGGAGACACCCCAATAGGTGAccttcccaccccaaccccacatcCCTCTCCAAGGTGTCCCATGTGTGTTCCTCCAGACCACTGGTCAGTCAGCTCCATCAGCACAGTCCTTCAGAAAAGACCAAGCTTCAAATCTTGGGTTCACTGCTAAGTAGGAACAGGACTTGGTTAGGTCCATTAATCTCTCCAAAATGAAGTTTCTTGATTTGTACAGAATATGACTTAATCCCCCTAAAAAATTAATGTTGAGGATTCATCAGTAATAATCcttagctgtgtgtgtgttgagtaGGGAGCTCAAAGTACAGGCTATAACATGAGAACTACAGACACTAACATGGAACTTTTTAAAGGCATAATCTAAAAGGCAGGAGTCAGGGGGGCAGCTGGAGACAGGTGGGTCAAAGTATGGGCTCTGGGCCTATTCAGTCTGGGTCCAAACCCTAAAACCAAGCCTCTCCTCCCAGGAAGCCTTTATGATCCAGGGAAAGCTAATTATCTGCTTTATTCCTGTATTTCCTCCATGGTGCCTGCTTCACAaggctattgtgaggattaaagagagaaaatatatgtaCAGGGTTTAGTACAATGCCTCTCTTAGTGCCCACAAAAGACAgctattattttttagaaaatatggaaaatgtaAGAGAGGCAATTACTCTAAatatcaacatttgttatttctatgTGATGTTATTATGATCCCTTTGTTGGTTTTTGCACTTCTCTCTACTTGTCAAAGCTTTGATATGAACTTGTGAAttcctttctgaaaataaaactatgcACTTCACAAATTTATGAGCCACGTCCCCATCCTATTAGATGAAATAGTTATATCTGTATACTTTGTAATTCCCATTCCCAACCCATAATATTCTGTTAAGAAGATAAAGTACACTTTTTCCATGAATGACTGTATCACAAGAATCTTTAATGTTTAAACTTTACTCATGGTGAGGTTGTATCTGTGTTTAGTAAAGTGTGCCCACATTGAGTCTGTTTCAGTCCACATTACCAAACTCCACAGGGATGTTTCTTGTACCCAGGCAGAGCACAAAGACAGGGGTCAACTTTTCTCTTGCTTAGGCCAGCTTTTCTGGGGAGTTTTTCCAAACTCTCCAAGACCAATCTACCCCAATACACAGCCTCTGTCACACgtaaaagaatatggaaaatgtCTCAGTGTATTTCATAAGTTTAGCACATCTCTGGTACAAAAAATTCAAGAAAGGTAGCACAAAAGCGAAAGCACCAACTGAGCTTACTTACAAACAACCATGCATGAATCCTACACACTAATATtactgaaatgaacacaacattgcatTAAGAGGTATAAAAGCACTGTACGGAAAACTTAAAAGTTACACGTGAAATACTGCACTGTAGATCCTGAATACTCTAATGTCCCAcactcccacccctcctccaccctgGTGAGGGGCAGAAAACTTCCATTTGCCTCCAGACCTTGCTAGTCCTCTGAGACACTGTTGCGGGGGCAGTGGGCAGTGGGGTGGGCCGCCCGCAGGGCTCTAGCCTCTTCCAGAGCCTCCCTGTAGCGGGAAGGCCAGGCCTGGGGGGTTTTCTTAAAGACCCTGGCCAGGAACTCCATGATCTGCATCTTGGTGATTTCGCGGCTGGCACGGGAGCCCCAGAAGAACTCGTACTCAGGGGGCTCGACATGGGGGACGCGCTGGTACTTCAGGTAGTTCTGCTGGACGAACTCCTCGGTGATAAGCTTTCTCACGTCTCCGAAGGTGGAGTGTTTCTTCCAAGGCCTCAGCCCCAAGATGCGCAGCACGTTCCAGACTGCACTCTCTCGAGCGCCGCGACCCTTCACGTAAATGAGGCTCAGGATCATCAGCAGGAGGCCTGTCATCGGCATGCGGTTGCTCAGAGCGACCCTGTCCAACTCCTCTGGCTCCAGAGCTTTGACCAGCGAAAACTCCATGGTGTGCAGGCTGGTCAGCCTCAGGTGCAGCCCGAACACGCGTGCGAGGATGAGGCTGGTGCGCCGAAGGATGCTTCTGCACCACTTCTTGTAACTGCCGATGACATCCTTCACCATGTCTGGAAACCAGATGATCATCCTCTTCTGGTCCTTGACCAGCACGTACCACATGAGCTCGTGTGCCTTCTGCACCAGCTgggccggggccgggggcgcCGGGCTGAGCTGAGTTGTGCTCGGGGCCTGGTGGGGACGGCCTTCCTCAGCGGCCTGCTGCAGGGCCTTCGGGTCTCCCTCTTCGCCTGGAGCCTGGGGAGGCAGCGAGACCAGAGGGGCATCAGGCGGGCTTAAGGGAGGGTTCTCCGACTCAGTGAGGGTCGCGGCCTGAGACCCCGGAGAAGAGGGCTCCCCGGGAATGCCGGGGCTGCTGTGCACCTCAGAGTTGGAGGCCTCGGCTGCAAAGTTGGGGTTGCACACATCCTTACTTTGTTCGGACATATCTGTTCGGTCTCGCAAGAGCAGGGCCGCCGAGTCCAAGAGCTCTTCGAGTCTGCTTTCCCTCCGCGACTCCTGGAGAGGAAGTGCGCATTGCTGCGCCCGGCGCCTTCCGCAGAGGCCAGGCAGGGCGGGGCGGCGGCGGGCCGGGCCAATGCGCCTGCGCGTCCGCGCGCCTGGGGCCAGGCAGTCGCGTTGGCGGGCGGggctcctggtgggctgcaggagGGGGCTAGGAGGCCCCCAGTAAGCATAGAGGGTCCGCTAGAATATGGGCCTCAATGATCACTCCCCCTCCCCAGGCGTCCTGTTAGGGCTAAGGAGGAGTTcttgaggaggaggggagggagatgggtgaGCACTGGAGAAGGAGTAAGTTTAAGGGACAGATGGCAATTTAAGCTTCtgagatgctgaagctgacttTCTTAGGAAACATTTGATTAGGTATATCCAAAATCAAGTTAGAGATCAATCCGAGAGCAAGAACTAGGCTGGTGTGTCAACTAGGTTTCAGATCAGTGTGAGAATTTAAACTGAGAGAACAGTTAGGATTGCCCAAGAAAATATGTCAACTCTGAAAAAGAGAAGTCGctaagtcgagtccgactctttgcgatcccatgggctatagcctaccaggctcctacgtccatgggcttttccaggcaaaaatattggagtgggttgccatttccttctccaggggatcttcctgacccagtgatcaaacccaggtctcccgcattgcagacagacactttaccctctgagccaccaggaggacTAATTGGACAAATTGGAATTCTGAAGAATAACAACGAAAATTCATTGATTTCCTACCACATGAAAGAGTTATAAACAAGAAATGCAGAATGTAGTCAATCCGAGTGTGATTGAAGTTCTCTTGAAGGCAATATACTAACGATTTTGTTAGTATTTT
It includes:
- the NDN gene encoding necdin; its protein translation is MSEQSKDVCNPNFAAEASNSEVHSSPGIPGEPSSPGSQAATLTESENPPLSPPDAPLVSLPPQAPGEEGDPKALQQAAEEGRPHQAPSTTQLSPAPPAPAQLVQKAHELMWYVLVKDQKRMIIWFPDMVKDVIGSYKKWCRSILRRTSLILARVFGLHLRLTSLHTMEFSLVKALEPEELDRVALSNRMPMTGLLLMILSLIYVKGRGARESAVWNVLRILGLRPWKKHSTFGDVRKLITEEFVQQNYLKYQRVPHVEPPEYEFFWGSRASREITKMQIMEFLARVFKKTPQAWPSRYREALEEARALRAAHPTAHCPRNSVSED